The Sphaerospermopsis torques-reginae ITEP-024 genome has a window encoding:
- the psb28 gene encoding photosystem II reaction center protein Psb28 — MTSTLPSIQFFAGLFEELSNVSLRRETRTGKLIVVMQFEQLKALSGFNSFTKQSLNSLLLTDEEGEIRVTPTGTKFIFGGDEGDELKRVDCKFEVEREDHFERIMRFLHRYADANGMEYGENN, encoded by the coding sequence ATGACATCTACTCTTCCATCAATTCAATTTTTTGCAGGTTTATTTGAAGAACTGAGTAACGTGAGTTTACGACGGGAAACCCGCACTGGTAAACTGATTGTAGTTATGCAATTTGAACAATTAAAAGCTTTATCCGGTTTTAATAGTTTTACAAAACAGTCTTTAAATTCCCTATTATTAACAGATGAAGAAGGAGAAATTCGCGTTACTCCTACGGGAACAAAGTTTATTTTTGGTGGAGATGAAGGAGATGAATTAAAACGGGTAGATTGTAAATTTGAAGTAGAACGAGAAGATCATTTTGAAAGAATCATGCGTTTTTTGCACCGTTACGCCGATGCAAACGGAATGGAATATGGGGAAAATAATTGA
- a CDS encoding GIY-YIG nuclease family protein: protein MEMEDLKIVYVLTNPAMPGLVKIGYTGKNDANTRIGQLYTTGVPVPFELEFACKVKNAEEVEKALHIAFSPYRINPKREFFQIEPSQAIAILQLLHEDATKEVVQQPSNIDQQSIAAAQQMKNRRPNLNFEEMGIPIGSELKSVHSDDFVTVVTPKKVKFGEEEMSLTAATRQILGIGYSVAPNSHWTYNGMHLNEIYNEIYGETE from the coding sequence ATGGAAATGGAAGACCTAAAAATTGTTTATGTCCTTACAAATCCAGCAATGCCAGGGTTAGTGAAAATCGGTTATACTGGAAAAAATGATGCTAATACCCGCATTGGCCAACTCTATACAACAGGTGTTCCAGTTCCATTTGAGTTGGAATTTGCCTGTAAGGTCAAAAATGCTGAGGAAGTTGAAAAGGCACTTCACATTGCATTTTCTCCCTATAGAATTAATCCAAAGCGTGAGTTCTTTCAAATTGAGCCAAGTCAAGCAATTGCTATCTTACAGCTACTTCATGAAGACGCAACTAAGGAAGTTGTGCAACAGCCCAGTAATATAGATCAACAGTCAATTGCGGCTGCTCAACAAATGAAAAATCGTAGACCGAATCTAAACTTTGAAGAAATGGGAATCCCTATTGGTTCTGAACTAAAGTCAGTTCATTCCGATGATTTCGTCACTGTGGTTACTCCAAAGAAAGTTAAATTCGGTGAGGAGGAAATGTCGTTAACTGCCGCTACACGCCAAATTCTTGGGATTGGATATAGCGTTGCTCCAAATTCTCACTGGACTTATAACGGTATGCACTTGAATGAGATATACAACGAAATTTATGGTGAAACTGAGTAA
- a CDS encoding S-(hydroxymethyl)glutathione dehydrogenase/class III alcohol dehydrogenase — MEVKAAIAYSAGKPLTIETVQLQGPQAGEVLVEIKASGVCHTDAYTLSGADPEGLFPAILGHEGAGVVVEVGEGVKSVKPGDNVIPLYTPECRQCDYCLSFKTNLCQAIRATQGRGVMPDGTSRFSIVGDMIHHYMGTSTFANYTVLPEIAVAKIREDAPFDKVCYIGCGVTTGIGAVINTAKVEPGANVVVFGLGGIGLNVIQGAKMVGANMIVGVDINPKKRALAEKFGMTHFVNPNEIESDLVAYLVDLTKGGADYSFECIGNVKVMRQALECCHKGWGVSVIIGVAGAGQEISTRPFQLVTGRVWKGSAFGGARGRTDVPKIVDWYMDGKINIDDLITHVMPIEKINDAFDLMHRGESIRSVVTF, encoded by the coding sequence ATGGAAGTGAAAGCAGCGATCGCTTACAGTGCAGGTAAACCGCTAACTATTGAAACCGTGCAACTCCAAGGACCACAAGCGGGGGAAGTATTAGTAGAAATTAAAGCCAGTGGAGTTTGTCATACTGATGCTTATACTCTTTCCGGTGCAGATCCAGAAGGTTTATTTCCCGCTATTTTAGGTCATGAAGGTGCTGGTGTGGTTGTGGAAGTAGGGGAAGGTGTCAAAAGTGTGAAACCCGGAGATAATGTAATTCCTTTATACACTCCTGAATGTCGCCAGTGTGATTATTGTTTAAGCTTTAAAACTAACCTCTGTCAAGCAATTCGCGCTACCCAAGGACGGGGAGTAATGCCCGATGGTACGAGTAGATTTAGTATAGTTGGTGACATGATTCACCATTATATGGGTACTTCCACCTTTGCTAATTATACGGTGTTACCAGAAATCGCCGTTGCCAAAATTCGGGAAGATGCGCCTTTTGATAAAGTTTGTTACATCGGATGTGGTGTAACAACGGGAATAGGTGCGGTAATTAATACAGCTAAAGTTGAACCTGGTGCAAATGTGGTAGTTTTCGGTTTGGGGGGAATAGGTTTAAACGTCATCCAAGGTGCAAAAATGGTGGGTGCAAATATGATTGTAGGTGTAGATATTAATCCCAAAAAACGCGCCTTAGCTGAAAAATTTGGCATGACACATTTTGTCAATCCTAACGAAATTGAAAGTGATTTAGTTGCGTATTTAGTAGATTTAACAAAAGGTGGTGCGGACTATTCTTTTGAATGTATTGGTAATGTAAAAGTTATGCGTCAAGCATTAGAATGTTGTCATAAAGGTTGGGGAGTAAGTGTTATTATTGGGGTAGCTGGTGCGGGTCAAGAAATTAGCACTCGTCCTTTTCAATTAGTTACTGGAAGAGTGTGGAAAGGTTCAGCCTTTGGTGGTGCAAGAGGGCGGACTGATGTACCGAAAATTGTAGATTGGTATATGGATGGAAAGATTAATATTGATGATTTAATTACTCATGTTATGCCCATTGAAAAAATTAATGATGCTTTTGATTTAATGCACAGAGGGGAATCAATAAGAAGTGTAGTGACATTTTAG
- the dprA gene encoding DNA-processing protein DprA produces MSTREERKYWLAWSQISGIGPILLQRLHQHFGQLENAWKASPAELRKIEGFGFQTLEKVVQQRSRINPEQLLISHQQINPNFWTPGDPEYPQLLREIPTPPPILYYRGEVDLQENSGKKPLVGIVGTRKPTEYGIKWTRQISTALAKNGFTVVSGMAEGIDTESHTAAMKAGGRTIAVMGTGVDVIYPYKNKDLYQQILKSGIVISEYPAKTPPNRTHFPRRNRIIAGLSRAVLVMEAGAKSGALITANYANEFCRDVYALPGRVDDEPSQGCLKLISQGAGLINQQLNELLIMLGAIPQIDVETPLFNSVPLSQPTQTKLETSKLETPKLQTSKLETPKLEPELQKVIDILAVESLPFDFIVQKTGMDAGLVSSSLLQLELMGLVSQLPGMRYQKL; encoded by the coding sequence ATGTCTACTAGAGAAGAACGCAAATATTGGTTAGCTTGGTCGCAAATTTCGGGTATTGGTCCCATATTATTACAACGATTACACCAGCATTTTGGTCAATTAGAAAATGCTTGGAAAGCTAGTCCTGCGGAATTAAGAAAAATCGAAGGTTTTGGTTTTCAAACTTTAGAAAAAGTTGTTCAACAAAGAAGCAGAATAAACCCAGAACAATTACTGATTTCACATCAACAAATAAACCCCAATTTTTGGACTCCAGGAGATCCAGAATATCCGCAATTATTAAGGGAAATTCCCACACCTCCACCAATTTTATATTATCGTGGTGAAGTTGATTTACAAGAAAATTCAGGAAAAAAACCCTTAGTAGGTATTGTGGGAACTCGTAAACCTACAGAATATGGCATAAAATGGACTCGTCAAATTAGTACCGCTTTAGCTAAAAATGGTTTTACTGTGGTTTCGGGAATGGCCGAAGGAATAGACACGGAAAGTCATACCGCAGCAATGAAAGCGGGAGGTAGAACTATAGCGGTTATGGGAACTGGTGTAGATGTTATTTATCCTTATAAAAATAAAGATTTATATCAACAAATTTTAAAATCTGGCATAGTAATTAGTGAATATCCCGCGAAAACTCCACCTAACAGGACTCATTTTCCTCGCAGAAATCGCATTATCGCTGGTTTAAGTCGTGCAGTATTGGTGATGGAAGCGGGAGCAAAATCAGGTGCTTTAATAACTGCAAATTATGCAAATGAATTTTGTCGTGATGTGTACGCTTTACCGGGAAGAGTTGATGATGAACCATCTCAAGGATGTTTAAAATTAATTAGTCAAGGTGCAGGTTTAATAAATCAACAATTAAATGAATTATTAATTATGTTGGGTGCTATTCCCCAAATAGATGTAGAAACTCCTCTTTTTAATTCTGTTCCTTTATCTCAACCAACTCAAACTAAATTAGAAACTTCTAAATTAGAAACTCCTAAATTACAAACTTCTAAATTAGAAACTCCTAAATTAGAACCAGAACTACAAAAGGTAATAGATATTTTAGCTGTTGAATCTTTACCTTTTGATTTTATTGTGCAGAAAACAGGTATGGATGCGGGTTTAGTTTCTAGTTCTTTGTTACAGTTGGAATTAATGGGTTTAGTCTCCCAACTTCCCGGAATGAGATATCAGAAATTGTAG
- a CDS encoding DUF2301 domain-containing membrane protein, which produces MTTQSISTPEPQPTAEVYQGQFGEFTITKSDRIGVIIYRTSLMIAAISFAIASNLALFYADKPLAIQAITPLYTCFILALGVSLLTIHIYMKLLHQILQLFWIIGSISALIFAHLDNQPFAITIYNQPLTLFGVGFTFAALTGIFFKEGFCFNRLETKILTPLVPLLLLGHLAGILSTQAEQVLLGIWVIAFLVFALRKTIQNIPADIGDKSVFEYLRNQRLAKG; this is translated from the coding sequence ATGACGACACAATCAATATCAACCCCAGAACCACAACCTACAGCAGAAGTATATCAAGGACAGTTTGGAGAATTTACTATTACTAAGAGCGATCGCATCGGTGTGATCATCTATCGTACCAGTTTAATGATAGCAGCAATTAGTTTTGCAATTGCTAGTAATTTAGCTTTATTTTATGCAGATAAACCTTTAGCAATTCAAGCTATTACCCCTCTTTACACTTGTTTTATTTTAGCATTAGGAGTGAGTTTATTAACTATTCACATATACATGAAATTACTACACCAAATTCTACAACTTTTCTGGATAATTGGTAGTATTTCCGCTTTGATTTTCGCACATTTGGATAATCAACCTTTTGCCATTACCATTTACAACCAACCACTAACTTTATTTGGTGTCGGTTTTACTTTTGCTGCTTTAACAGGTATTTTCTTTAAAGAAGGATTTTGTTTTAATCGGTTAGAAACTAAAATCTTAACTCCCCTTGTTCCCCTTTTATTATTAGGACATTTAGCAGGAATTTTATCAACCCAAGCAGAACAGGTTTTATTAGGAATTTGGGTAATTGCTTTTTTAGTCTTTGCTTTGCGGAAAACAATACAAAATATTCCCGCAGATATTGGTGATAAGTCGGTTTTTGAGTATTTGAGAAATCAAAGATTAGCAAAGGGTTAA
- a CDS encoding RNA methyltransferase has translation MTTEKTTLSKIKIILVEPAGELNVGSIARVMKNFGLSDLILVNPQCDRLSFEALKMAIHAKEILENAVVVDTLPEALQGCTRAIATIGRDYNGELPLENPRNAFPWLLAEPEKPTALIFGREDRGLTNQEINYAQKLVFIPTNPEYPSLNLATAVSICCYELSQLAENFITQKTPTTEIAPLDVVEPYYQELESLLLAIGYLYPHTAASRMEKFRHLYNRAHLQTTEVAMLRGIIKQVQWAIKNHSQI, from the coding sequence ATGACAACAGAAAAAACAACTTTATCGAAAATAAAAATTATCTTAGTAGAACCAGCAGGAGAATTAAATGTAGGTTCAATTGCCAGAGTGATGAAAAACTTTGGTTTATCTGATTTAATATTAGTAAATCCCCAGTGCGATCGCCTATCTTTTGAAGCCTTAAAAATGGCAATTCACGCCAAAGAAATCTTAGAAAATGCGGTTGTAGTAGACACCTTACCAGAAGCATTACAAGGATGTACCCGTGCGATCGCCACCATCGGGAGAGATTATAACGGAGAACTACCCTTAGAAAATCCCCGTAACGCTTTCCCCTGGTTATTAGCAGAACCAGAAAAACCCACAGCATTAATATTTGGTAGAGAAGATCGGGGATTAACCAATCAAGAAATAAATTATGCCCAAAAGTTAGTATTTATCCCTACAAATCCCGAATATCCATCATTAAATTTAGCCACGGCGGTGTCAATCTGTTGTTACGAATTATCACAACTAGCGGAAAATTTTATCACACAGAAAACACCGACTACAGAAATAGCACCTTTGGATGTTGTAGAACCTTACTATCAAGAATTAGAATCTCTACTACTTGCTATAGGTTATCTTTATCCTCACACAGCAGCCAGTCGCATGGAAAAATTCCGCCATTTATATAACCGCGCCCACCTGCAAACCACGGAAGTTGCTATGCTCAGAGGTATTATCAAACAAGTGCAATGGGCAATTAAAAATCACAGTCAAATCTAA
- the rimM gene encoding ribosome maturation factor RimM (Essential for efficient processing of 16S rRNA) — translation MNHEDTKEAKKKKEKRRKGKGEVSIKSSPVTSPQSPVPDLDDWIEIGKIVAPQGLGGEVRVYPSTDFPERFEEAGTRWMLRPGESEPQAVELLQGRYVEGKNLYVIKLEGVSDRTAAEGLRDCRLFVPISDRPQLEEGEFHVIDLIGLSVFMQESGELIGTVVDLLPSGHDLLEVKFDPAFDEKKAEKTVLIPFVMEIVPVVDLEKKRIEITPPVGLLSIND, via the coding sequence ATGAACCACGAAGACACGAAGGAAGCGAAGAAGAAGAAAGAGAAGAGAAGGAAGGGTAAAGGGGAGGTGAGTATAAAATCTTCCCCAGTCACCAGTCCCCAGTCACCAGTCCCCGATCTTGATGATTGGATAGAAATTGGTAAAATTGTTGCTCCTCAAGGTTTGGGTGGGGAAGTGCGGGTTTATCCTTCTACTGATTTTCCTGAACGGTTTGAGGAGGCGGGTACTCGCTGGATGTTGCGGCCTGGGGAGAGTGAACCGCAAGCGGTGGAGTTGTTACAGGGGCGGTATGTTGAAGGTAAGAATTTATATGTGATTAAGTTGGAGGGGGTGAGCGATCGCACTGCTGCGGAAGGTTTACGAGATTGTCGGTTGTTTGTTCCTATTAGCGATCGCCCTCAATTGGAAGAAGGGGAATTTCATGTTATAGATTTGATAGGATTGTCTGTTTTCATGCAGGAATCTGGGGAGTTAATCGGAACTGTTGTAGATTTATTACCTTCTGGTCATGATTTATTAGAGGTGAAATTTGATCCAGCTTTTGATGAAAAGAAGGCGGAAAAAACTGTTTTAATTCCTTTTGTGATGGAAATTGTTCCTGTTGTTGATTTGGAAAAAAAACGGATTGAAATTACTCCTCCTGTTGGTTTATTATCAATTAATGATTAG
- a CDS encoding valine--pyruvate transaminase codes for MKPALTKIGAQMSNLTGVRAIMKDINETLRANQGQVLYNLSAGNPLILPEVEQLWRDCTADLLASSEYGEVVCRYGSSQGYAPFISVMVKDFNQRYGLNLTERNILVTAGSQTIYFYAANAYGGYTDDGDLKQIVLPLSPDYTGYGGVSLCPESLIAYKPTLDIDSANHRFKYRPDFSQLSINENTGCVIFSRPCNPTGNVLTNDEVEKIAALAAPYNVPVLIDSAYAPPFPALNFTDMTPVFGDNTIHCMSLSKAGLPGERLGVAIGDEKLLQALECFQTNAGIHSSRYGQAIAARAIESGALADIAENVIRPFYQQKFEVLESTLAAAMPKNLPWFLHRGEGAIFGWLWLQDLPITDWEFYQELKKVGVIVVPGSGFFPGLKEEWEHKHQCLRISLTGSDEEITIGMQRLAKVAEQVYQRAAVGV; via the coding sequence ATGAAACCTGCCCTTACTAAAATCGGCGCTCAAATGTCTAACTTAACTGGCGTAAGAGCGATTATGAAAGATATTAATGAAACTCTCCGAGCCAATCAGGGGCAGGTATTGTATAATTTGAGTGCGGGTAATCCCCTGATTTTACCAGAGGTTGAGCAGTTATGGCGTGACTGTACCGCAGATTTGTTAGCTAGTTCTGAATATGGTGAGGTTGTTTGTCGTTACGGTTCTTCCCAGGGTTATGCACCGTTTATTTCGGTGATGGTGAAGGATTTTAACCAGCGTTATGGTTTAAATTTAACAGAACGGAATATTTTAGTTACTGCTGGTAGTCAAACTATTTATTTCTACGCTGCTAATGCTTACGGTGGCTATACTGATGATGGGGATTTAAAACAAATTGTTTTACCTTTAAGTCCAGATTATACTGGTTATGGTGGGGTGAGTTTATGCCCAGAATCGTTAATTGCTTATAAACCGACTTTAGATATTGATAGCGCGAATCATCGCTTTAAGTATCGTCCTGATTTTAGCCAACTTTCTATTAATGAAAATACTGGTTGTGTGATTTTCTCTCGTCCTTGCAACCCTACAGGTAACGTTTTAACTAATGATGAGGTTGAGAAAATCGCCGCTTTAGCTGCACCTTATAATGTGCCGGTTTTAATAGATTCTGCTTATGCGCCACCTTTCCCGGCTTTGAATTTTACAGATATGACACCTGTGTTTGGTGATAATACTATCCATTGTATGAGTTTATCAAAGGCAGGTTTACCAGGGGAAAGACTGGGGGTAGCGATTGGTGATGAAAAACTGCTGCAAGCTTTAGAGTGTTTCCAAACTAATGCAGGTATTCATTCTTCTCGGTATGGTCAGGCGATCGCAGCTAGAGCGATAGAATCAGGTGCATTAGCGGATATTGCAGAAAATGTCATTAGACCTTTCTATCAGCAAAAGTTTGAGGTATTAGAAAGCACGTTAGCAGCAGCTATGCCTAAAAATTTACCTTGGTTCTTACATCGTGGTGAAGGGGCGATTTTTGGCTGGTTATGGCTGCAAGATTTACCGATCACCGACTGGGAATTTTACCAGGAATTAAAGAAAGTCGGTGTGATTGTTGTTCCTGGTAGTGGTTTCTTCCCTGGTTTAAAGGAGGAATGGGAACATAAACATCAATGTCTGCGTATCAGTTTAACTGGTAGTGATGAGGAAATTACTATCGGTATGCAGCGTTTGGCTAAGGTAGCAGAACAGGTTTATCAACGTGCAGCGGTTGGTGTGTAA
- a CDS encoding DUF29 domain-containing protein, with translation MQIPKIQPTAANLKNNLYESDFYQWTQKQANLLRHQQWQDLDISNLIEEIESLGKKEKQELRNRLSILIGHLLKWEFQPGKRSRSWLATIRIQRRDIIKLLQENPSLKSQLEILMSEAYENGRDLASGETNLPFSTFPEQCNYSLDEILKDSFLPGEPAQDDLMK, from the coding sequence ATGCAAATCCCGAAAATTCAACCAACCGCAGCAAACCTGAAAAACAATCTCTATGAAAGTGACTTTTATCAATGGACTCAAAAACAAGCTAACCTTCTACGTCACCAACAATGGCAGGATTTAGATATATCAAACTTAATAGAGGAAATTGAATCTTTGGGTAAAAAAGAAAAACAGGAATTAAGAAACCGTCTAAGTATTTTAATCGGACATTTATTAAAATGGGAATTTCAACCAGGTAAACGCAGCCGTAGTTGGTTAGCAACAATTCGCATTCAAAGACGGGATATTATAAAATTATTACAGGAAAATCCTAGTTTAAAATCTCAACTAGAAATATTGATGAGTGAGGCTTATGAAAATGGCAGAGATTTAGCATCAGGAGAAACTAATTTACCATTTTCAACTTTTCCAGAACAATGTAATTACAGTTTAGATGAAATTCTCAAAGATAGCTTTTTACCCGGTGAACCTGCACAAGATGATTTAATGAAATAA
- a CDS encoding serine hydrolase, producing the protein MSESSDKLIAVSRRQPTQRRRRPRPVQNQDQKQAQSQAQRQPQKARQKAVKKQQQSGNKGETVALTRLNHNISSANVGTGGQRPSTKVVIPTAVKPIPKPKEKMPQVVAKPKTLRIQKQGSLKIQRQPSRKTRLKPMAKTILYTLRLLIIGIGLGAIVGTVLSILDPANRITTTSVPASGTNITQSSNNQASAAGLSLSQEIIPLKTTVQNLATANPNLTPGVFMVDLDTGGYVDINGNASFSAASTIKIPILVAFFQDVDAGKIRLDEMLTMEKEMVAGGSGDLRTKPVGSKHTALDVATKMMVISDNTATNMLITRLGGQEVLNGRFRSWGLTTTVIRNILPDLEGTNTTSPRELADLIAKVNQGNLVSMRSRDLMLDIMRRTERDTLIPSGLGEGARAYHKTGDIGTMLGDAGLIDIPTGKRYIAAVMVQRPHNDPAAEKLIRSISKAAYENFSQTNVTPRTPTNNPPSTSFQPPVQPVQPVQPVQPVQPVQPIQPIQPFTQPFIQPQVMNPIPPNGMVNNVPMGTYQAPIMTPQYYPPR; encoded by the coding sequence GTGTCAGAATCAAGTGACAAACTAATAGCTGTCTCAAGGCGACAACCTACCCAGCGTCGTCGCCGTCCGCGTCCAGTGCAAAACCAAGATCAAAAACAAGCTCAAAGTCAAGCTCAAAGGCAACCCCAAAAGGCAAGACAAAAAGCGGTCAAGAAGCAGCAACAGAGCGGAAACAAAGGCGAAACTGTGGCATTAACACGGCTAAATCATAATATCAGTTCTGCCAATGTTGGGACTGGGGGGCAAAGACCATCAACCAAAGTAGTCATACCGACAGCAGTAAAACCCATCCCTAAACCCAAGGAAAAAATGCCACAAGTGGTTGCGAAGCCAAAAACATTGCGTATACAAAAGCAAGGCAGCCTGAAAATACAAAGACAACCATCGCGGAAAACGCGGTTAAAGCCAATGGCTAAAACCATATTGTATACCTTGCGGTTGTTGATTATCGGCATTGGGCTAGGTGCAATTGTTGGCACTGTTTTGTCAATTTTAGACCCTGCTAATCGCATCACCACCACTTCTGTCCCCGCATCAGGGACAAATATCACCCAATCCTCTAATAATCAAGCCTCTGCTGCTGGCTTATCTTTGTCACAAGAAATTATACCTTTAAAAACCACTGTACAAAATCTAGCTACAGCCAACCCAAATCTAACCCCTGGGGTTTTCATGGTAGATTTAGACACAGGTGGTTATGTAGATATTAATGGTAATGCTAGTTTTTCCGCTGCCAGCACCATCAAAATTCCGATTTTAGTAGCTTTTTTCCAAGATGTCGATGCCGGAAAAATTCGCCTCGATGAAATGCTGACAATGGAAAAAGAAATGGTTGCAGGAGGTTCTGGGGATTTGCGTACCAAACCTGTAGGTAGTAAACACACGGCGTTGGATGTAGCCACAAAAATGATGGTCATCAGTGATAACACTGCGACAAATATGCTCATTACCAGATTGGGAGGCCAGGAAGTATTAAATGGGCGTTTTCGCAGTTGGGGATTAACAACTACAGTTATTCGTAATATTTTACCAGATTTAGAAGGTACAAATACCACATCTCCCAGAGAATTAGCAGATTTAATTGCTAAAGTGAATCAAGGTAATTTAGTCAGTATGCGATCGCGTGATTTAATGTTAGATATTATGCGTCGCACAGAAAGAGACACTCTCATACCTTCTGGGTTAGGAGAAGGAGCAAGAGCATATCATAAAACCGGTGATATTGGCACAATGTTAGGAGATGCAGGTTTAATTGATATTCCCACCGGTAAGCGTTACATTGCTGCTGTCATGGTACAACGTCCCCATAATGATCCTGCTGCGGAAAAACTGATCCGTTCTATCTCTAAAGCAGCTTACGAAAACTTTAGTCAAACGAATGTCACACCCCGCACTCCTACAAATAATCCACCATCAACAAGTTTTCAACCACCAGTTCAACCAGTCCAACCAGTCCAACCAGTTCAACCAGTTCAACCAGTTCAACCAATTCAACCAATTCAACCTTTTACTCAACCTTTCATTCAACCTCAAGTAATGAATCCAATACCACCTAATGGGATGGTTAATAATGTACCAATGGGAACTTATCAAGCTCCTATAATGACTCCACAATATTATCCACCAAGATAG
- a CDS encoding SAM hydrolase/SAM-dependent halogenase family protein: MNQVNILTLLSDFGYNDVYVGVMKGIICQVNPNLTLIDLNHQIPPQNIAAARFSLMNAYPYFPQGTVHLAVVDPEVGGQRRAIALKLEKGYLVGPDNGIFSGIIAENPVITAIELTNSEYWRISQPSSTFHGRDIFAPVAAHLASGVSLQKLGREINPETLVKLNIAKCQIITNGVASCIQYIDHFGNLISNIPGSFVEGKTWCVEVQGLQIPGCATYSDVEAGEVLALVGSHGWVEVAVNSGNAQIQLQMKYLDNLQVLFLEDC; encoded by the coding sequence ATGAATCAAGTAAATATCTTGACTTTGTTAAGTGATTTTGGATATAATGATGTATATGTCGGAGTAATGAAAGGTATAATTTGCCAAGTTAACCCAAATCTAACCTTAATAGATTTAAATCATCAAATTCCACCGCAAAACATCGCCGCAGCTAGATTTTCCTTGATGAATGCTTATCCTTACTTTCCCCAGGGTACGGTACATTTAGCGGTAGTAGATCCGGAAGTAGGTGGTCAAAGGAGAGCGATCGCCCTAAAATTAGAAAAAGGTTATCTTGTTGGACCAGATAACGGCATTTTTAGCGGTATAATTGCTGAAAATCCGGTAATTACAGCAATAGAATTAACAAACTCTGAATATTGGCGAATATCTCAACCTAGCAGCACTTTTCACGGTAGAGATATTTTCGCACCTGTCGCGGCACATTTAGCAAGTGGTGTATCTCTGCAAAAGTTAGGCAGGGAAATAAATCCTGAAACTTTGGTAAAATTAAATATTGCAAAATGTCAAATTATAACTAATGGTGTAGCAAGTTGTATTCAATATATAGATCACTTTGGTAATTTAATCAGTAATATCCCTGGTAGTTTTGTGGAGGGTAAAACCTGGTGTGTAGAAGTTCAGGGTTTGCAAATACCAGGATGTGCAACTTACAGTGATGTGGAAGCTGGGGAAGTTTTAGCTTTGGTTGGTAGTCATGGGTGGGTAGAAGTTGCTGTAAATAGCGGTAATGCACAGATACAATTGCAAATGAAATATTTAGATAATTTACAAGTCTTGTTTTTGGAAGATTGTTAA
- the pirA gene encoding arginine synthesis PII-interacting regulator PirA — MSRNRLQAIQKAEEAHRQSMKKSVEHRLQVAKSQGDENLIRQLEAEQAYYQ, encoded by the coding sequence ATGAGTAGAAATAGACTACAAGCAATTCAAAAAGCTGAAGAAGCACACAGACAAAGTATGAAAAAAAGCGTTGAACATCGTTTACAGGTGGCAAAATCTCAAGGTGATGAAAATTTGATTCGTCAGTTAGAAGCTGAACAAGCTTATTACCAATGA
- the gatC gene encoding Asp-tRNA(Asn)/Glu-tRNA(Gln) amidotransferase subunit GatC produces the protein MIDREQVHKVANLARLELTPEEEAQFSTQLSSILEYVEQLSELDVADVPPTTRAIDVSNVTREDKLQPYPDREAILSSAPEQEGDFFKVPKILNAD, from the coding sequence ATGATAGATCGTGAACAAGTCCATAAAGTTGCTAACCTCGCTCGGTTAGAATTAACACCAGAGGAAGAAGCGCAATTTTCCACCCAACTCAGTAGTATTCTAGAGTATGTCGAACAACTGAGCGAACTTGATGTTGCTGATGTACCTCCCACAACTAGAGCTATTGATGTTAGCAATGTCACAAGAGAAGATAAATTACAACCCTATCCTGATCGAGAAGCTATTCTCAGCAGCGCACCTGAACAGGAAGGAGATTTTTTCAAAGTTCCTAAAATTCTCAATGCTGATTAA